The Bacillus sp. Y1 genome has a window encoding:
- the polA gene encoding DNA polymerase I, with protein MKKKLVLIDGNSIAYRAFFALPLLNNDKGIHTNAVYGFTMMLLRILEDEKPSHIMVAFDAGKTTFRHKTFSEYKGGRQKTPPELSEQFPFIREVLDAYRIQRYELENYEADDIIGTLSKKAEEDGYEVKVISGDKDLTQLSSEKTTVAITKKGITEIEEYTPEHIKEKYGLTPKQIIDMKGLMGDTSDNIPGVPGVGEKTAIKLLAEFETLEKLLESIDQVSGKKLKEKLEEFKDQAIMSKELATITREAPVTVQIEEFEYDEFDRDKVVQLFKELGFNSLLDKLGDHTGASVEEPLESIEFTTVHEVTEELFADENALYIEVLDDNYHYADIVGISLVNERGNFFIPTNVAMESSVFKTWAENEASKKIVYDAKRTEVSLRHHHIHLKGIEFDLLLASYIMNPAESVDDISTTAKRYGFTSISSDEAFYGKGAKRKIPEPEQLGEHLVRKGLVLQDLRDKLEQELKANEQFELYYDLELPLSLILADMESCGIKIDLDRLHAMGEAITKQLTNIEARIYDLAGESFNINSPKQLGVILFEKLQLPVAKKTKTGYSTSADVLEKLEAEHEIIREILNYRQLGKLQSTYIEGLLKVINPSTNKVHTRFNQALTQTGRLSSTDPNLQNIPIRLEEGRKIRQAFIPSEEGWVIFAADYSQIELRVLAHIANDEKLIEAFQEGLDIHTKTAMDVFHVSKEEVTSNMRRHAKAVNFGIVYGISDYGLSQSLNITRKEAGSFIERYLESYPGVKEYMEEIVKDAKQKGFVSTLLHRRRYIPEITSRNFNLRSFAERTAMNTPIQGSAADIIKKAMIDMADRLEKEKLKSRLLLSVHDELIFEAPEEEIERLKEIVPDVMEHTVELKVPLKVDYSYGPTWFDAK; from the coding sequence TTGAAAAAGAAACTCGTATTAATTGATGGAAATAGCATTGCCTACCGGGCATTTTTTGCTCTGCCATTGCTAAACAATGATAAAGGAATTCATACGAATGCCGTTTATGGATTTACGATGATGCTCTTAAGGATATTGGAGGATGAGAAGCCATCACATATAATGGTTGCGTTTGATGCTGGAAAAACAACCTTCCGCCATAAGACATTTAGTGAGTATAAGGGAGGACGTCAAAAAACACCTCCTGAGCTATCCGAACAATTCCCTTTTATTCGAGAAGTATTGGACGCATACCGAATCCAAAGGTATGAACTTGAAAACTATGAAGCAGATGATATTATTGGTACTTTGTCGAAGAAGGCAGAAGAAGATGGCTATGAAGTAAAGGTTATTTCGGGAGATAAAGATTTAACACAGTTGAGTTCTGAAAAAACGACTGTTGCGATCACAAAAAAAGGGATCACGGAAATTGAGGAATATACTCCAGAGCATATCAAAGAAAAATATGGTTTAACACCAAAGCAGATCATTGATATGAAAGGGTTGATGGGGGATACCTCAGACAATATTCCTGGTGTCCCTGGAGTTGGTGAGAAAACCGCTATTAAGCTATTAGCGGAGTTTGAGACACTCGAAAAACTGCTCGAGTCGATTGACCAAGTGAGTGGGAAGAAATTAAAAGAAAAGCTTGAGGAATTCAAAGACCAGGCCATTATGAGTAAAGAGCTTGCGACCATAACGAGAGAAGCTCCAGTTACGGTACAAATCGAGGAATTCGAATATGACGAATTTGACCGTGACAAGGTTGTTCAGTTATTTAAAGAATTAGGATTTAATTCATTGCTGGATAAATTAGGGGATCACACAGGAGCTTCTGTGGAAGAACCTTTAGAGAGTATTGAATTTACAACGGTCCATGAAGTAACGGAAGAACTTTTTGCGGATGAAAATGCTTTATACATTGAAGTGTTAGATGATAATTATCATTATGCTGATATTGTGGGTATATCACTAGTGAATGAAAGGGGGAACTTTTTCATTCCTACCAACGTAGCAATGGAATCATCCGTTTTTAAAACTTGGGCTGAAAATGAAGCTTCTAAAAAAATTGTGTATGACGCGAAAAGGACAGAGGTATCTCTAAGACATCATCATATCCACCTAAAAGGGATTGAGTTTGACTTACTTTTAGCTTCTTATATTATGAATCCAGCCGAGTCAGTTGATGATATTTCAACGACCGCTAAACGCTATGGTTTTACGAGTATTAGTTCTGATGAGGCGTTTTACGGAAAAGGGGCTAAGAGAAAGATCCCTGAACCGGAACAGCTTGGAGAACATCTCGTTCGAAAAGGACTAGTGTTACAAGATCTGCGCGATAAGCTCGAACAAGAGTTAAAAGCAAATGAACAATTTGAACTTTATTATGATTTAGAGCTTCCTTTATCTTTAATTTTAGCGGATATGGAATCGTGTGGAATTAAGATTGACCTCGACCGACTCCATGCGATGGGAGAAGCAATTACCAAACAACTAACTAATATTGAAGCTCGTATCTACGATCTTGCAGGCGAAAGCTTTAATATTAATTCACCAAAGCAGTTAGGCGTCATTCTCTTTGAAAAGTTACAGCTTCCGGTAGCAAAAAAGACAAAAACTGGCTATTCTACCTCTGCAGATGTACTGGAGAAGCTTGAAGCAGAACACGAAATTATTCGAGAAATATTAAACTACCGTCAGCTTGGTAAGCTTCAGTCCACTTATATTGAAGGATTACTTAAAGTAATTAATCCTTCAACTAATAAAGTTCATACAAGATTTAATCAGGCTTTAACTCAGACAGGGAGATTAAGCTCTACAGATCCGAACTTACAAAATATCCCTATACGTCTAGAAGAAGGTCGTAAAATTCGTCAAGCCTTTATTCCGTCAGAGGAAGGCTGGGTTATTTTTGCAGCCGATTACTCACAAATTGAATTACGGGTGTTGGCGCATATTGCAAATGACGAAAAGCTAATCGAAGCCTTTCAAGAGGGTCTAGACATTCATACAAAAACAGCGATGGATGTGTTTCATGTATCCAAGGAAGAAGTAACATCCAACATGAGACGACATGCAAAAGCGGTTAACTTTGGAATTGTTTACGGCATCAGTGATTATGGGTTGTCACAGAGCTTAAATATTACACGAAAAGAAGCAGGTAGCTTTATTGAAAGATACTTAGAAAGTTATCCAGGTGTGAAAGAATATATGGAAGAAATCGTAAAAGATGCAAAGCAAAAGGGATTCGTGTCAACCCTTCTGCATCGCCGAAGATATATCCCGGAAATAACAAGCAGGAACTTCAACCTTCGTAGCTTTGCGGAACGGACGGCAATGAATACGCCGATTCAAGGAAGTGCAGCGGATATTATTAAAAAAGCGATGATAGATATGGCGGACAGGCTCGAAAAGGAGAAACTAAAATCACGATTGTTGCTATCTGTACATGATGAATTAATATTCGAAGCACCAGAAGAAGAAATCGAGCGATTGAAGGAAATCGTCCCTGACGTTATGGAACATACAGTGGAGTTGAAAGTGCCACTTAAGGTTGATTATTCCTACGGTCCGACTTGGTTTGACGCGAAATAA
- the hflC gene encoding protease modulator HflC, which yields MSDGNVIDMKERSGDGFKWRNYTKFGLIALLILLLIGITLTNLFIVKEGEYRVIRQFGEVVRIESTPGLSYKIPFVQSVSTLPKYQMTYDVNEAEINTKDKKRMLIDNYAVWKIEDPKKMISNARTLENAEGRMEEFIYSVVRSELGKLNYEEIINDEASTRGSLNDKITEKVNELLSQDNYGIVVTDVRMKRTDLPKENEQSVFTRMISERESKAQEYLSIGDAQKNIIIADTDRQVKETLAKAQADAETIRAEGEAQAAKVYNEAFSKDPSFYQLFRTLESYKKTINGETVIVLPSDSPYARLLMGYTE from the coding sequence ATGAGTGATGGAAATGTAATCGATATGAAAGAGCGTTCTGGAGATGGTTTTAAGTGGCGGAATTATACCAAATTTGGACTGATTGCTCTTTTAATCCTTCTATTGATTGGGATCACTCTCACCAATTTATTTATCGTTAAGGAAGGAGAATATCGAGTAATTCGCCAATTCGGTGAAGTGGTTCGAATTGAGAGTACTCCTGGTCTAAGCTATAAAATTCCATTTGTTCAAAGTGTTTCAACTCTACCAAAATATCAAATGACCTATGATGTAAATGAAGCTGAAATTAATACGAAAGATAAAAAACGAATGTTAATTGACAACTATGCTGTTTGGAAAATTGAGGATCCTAAAAAAATGATTTCGAATGCGAGAACGCTTGAAAATGCTGAAGGTAGAATGGAGGAGTTTATTTACTCAGTTGTTCGATCTGAGCTTGGAAAGTTAAACTACGAAGAAATCATTAATGATGAGGCGTCTACTAGAGGTTCTTTAAATGATAAAATTACAGAGAAGGTTAATGAGCTTCTCTCACAAGATAATTACGGAATTGTTGTAACAGATGTGCGTATGAAAAGAACAGATCTCCCGAAGGAAAACGAACAGTCGGTGTTCACTCGGATGATCTCAGAACGTGAATCAAAAGCACAGGAGTATTTATCAATAGGAGATGCACAGAAAAATATTATTATTGCAGATACTGATCGCCAGGTAAAAGAAACGCTAGCGAAAGCGCAAGCAGATGCCGAAACGATTCGTGCGGAGGGAGAAGCACAAGCTGCAAAGGTATATAATGAGGCATTCTCAAAAGACCCGAGCTTCTATCAATTATTTAGAACATTAGAATCGTATAAAAAGACAATTAACGGTGAAACGGTTATTGTTCTGCCATCAGATTCACCTTATGCCCGTTTGCTTATGGGATATACAGAGTAA
- the hflK gene encoding FtsH protease activity modulator HflK, producing the protein MLSLKRIYSLVGLIFLIIVLSFVVFTTWYTVDESEQAVILTFGKVEEGITEPGLHFKMPWPIQNVEKLSKETFSLQFGYEEKDGEIVEFDNETKMITGDENIVLADLVVQWKITTPSKYLYNADNPEEILRDATSASLRSIIGSSKIDDALTSGKAEIEASVRELLSTLMDKYDIGITIMAVKLQDVELPNEEVRKAFTNVTDARETMNTKINEAKKYQNQKINEAEGEKTALISRAEGDQSARIEIARGDVAVFNKLYDEYKNNPEVTRQRLVLETLEEVLPGTEIYIMNDDGDTLKYFPIRPLEKEEAKPQAEGSGNNE; encoded by the coding sequence TTGCTTAGCTTAAAAAGAATTTATTCACTGGTAGGTCTAATATTTTTAATCATAGTATTAAGTTTTGTTGTTTTTACGACGTGGTATACCGTTGATGAATCTGAACAGGCTGTAATATTAACCTTTGGGAAGGTAGAAGAAGGTATAACAGAACCTGGGTTACATTTTAAAATGCCTTGGCCTATTCAAAATGTAGAGAAGCTTTCGAAGGAAACGTTTAGCTTACAATTTGGTTATGAAGAAAAAGATGGAGAAATTGTTGAATTCGATAATGAAACAAAGATGATTACTGGAGATGAAAATATCGTTCTAGCAGATCTTGTTGTTCAATGGAAGATTACGACGCCTTCAAAATATCTATATAATGCGGATAATCCAGAAGAGATATTACGTGATGCCACTTCAGCTTCTCTTCGTAGTATTATAGGAAGCTCCAAAATTGATGATGCATTAACCTCTGGGAAAGCAGAAATAGAAGCAAGTGTCAGAGAGCTACTGTCGACGTTAATGGATAAATATGATATAGGGATTACCATTATGGCGGTGAAGCTGCAAGATGTGGAGCTTCCAAACGAAGAGGTTCGGAAAGCATTTACCAATGTTACAGATGCTCGTGAAACCATGAATACAAAAATTAATGAAGCAAAGAAGTACCAAAATCAAAAAATTAATGAAGCAGAAGGGGAAAAGACAGCCCTTATCTCAAGAGCTGAGGGGGACCAATCAGCAAGGATCGAGATTGCTAGAGGGGATGTAGCGGTTTTTAATAAGCTTTACGATGAGTATAAAAACAATCCTGAAGTAACTAGACAACGGCTTGTGTTAGAAACATTAGAGGAAGTATTACCAGGAACAGAAATTTATATCATGAATGATGATGGTGATACATTGAAGTATTTCCCGATTAGACCTCTAGAAAAAGAAGAAGCAAAACCACAGGCAGAGGGGAGTGGAAACAATGAGTGA
- the pnpS gene encoding two-component system histidine kinase PnpS, whose amino-acid sequence MIKFRTRLLFALIMLIFIVLIGLGLLLGQLFKGYYIDSFDGRMKQETKLVSTYIQDTGGIGHISKDRINDFSDTLSSRITILDKNGNLVYDSGALENTSNKRHESVLKSIFENQLEKEDEIIEVGGGYNLHYYWDNVDFDGETEGIIVLSTKLTEIKNAYEQIWWILTISLGIALFVIILLGYKITTMYTKPIESATNVAIELAKGNYRARTYEDHADETGMLSSSINVLARNLQELMKSKEIQQDRLGTLIENMGSGLILIDSRGYINLVNRTYKEIFQVESNEYLEKLYYEVIDQKDICDLIEEIFMTEHKIRKQLIVPVGIERRHFEVYGVPIIGLNDVWKGILLVFHDITEIKKLEQMRKDFVANVSHELKTPITSIKGFSETLLDGAMEDKQTLEAFLTIILKESDRLQTLIQDLLDLSKMEKQGFQLSIQKINIVDVLHEVLPILAGKALEKKIDLQFEAEEEVIFVEGDVYRLKQVFINLITNAISYTPEGGSVKVEVRERTSKIRIKVIDTGIGIERKEIPRIFERFYRVDRARSRNSGGTGLGLAIVKHLIEAHRGNIRVESKVGRGTTFIIELLKEIPK is encoded by the coding sequence ATGATAAAATTTCGAACGAGACTTTTGTTTGCCCTAATTATGCTTATTTTCATTGTTCTTATTGGGTTAGGCCTATTGTTAGGACAATTGTTCAAAGGATACTATATTGATTCCTTTGATGGGAGGATGAAGCAGGAAACAAAGTTAGTCTCTACGTATATTCAAGATACTGGTGGCATAGGTCATATTTCTAAAGATAGAATAAACGATTTTAGTGATACGCTAAGTTCTCGAATTACTATATTAGATAAAAACGGAAATCTCGTTTATGATAGTGGTGCCCTTGAAAATACAAGTAATAAGAGGCATGAAAGTGTCCTTAAGTCCATCTTTGAAAATCAATTAGAAAAAGAAGATGAAATCATTGAAGTAGGTGGAGGATATAATCTTCACTACTATTGGGACAATGTAGATTTTGATGGTGAGACTGAGGGAATCATTGTATTAAGCACGAAACTAACAGAAATAAAAAATGCATACGAACAGATCTGGTGGATATTAACGATTTCACTCGGGATCGCGTTATTTGTCATTATTTTATTGGGTTATAAAATAACAACCATGTACACAAAGCCGATTGAGTCAGCTACCAATGTAGCTATTGAGCTTGCGAAAGGAAATTATCGTGCTAGAACGTACGAGGATCATGCTGATGAAACAGGTATGCTTAGCAGTTCAATTAATGTTTTAGCACGAAACCTACAGGAACTCATGAAGTCAAAGGAAATTCAACAAGATCGCTTAGGGACCTTGATTGAAAATATGGGAAGCGGACTTATATTAATCGATAGCCGTGGCTATATTAATTTGGTCAATCGGACGTATAAAGAAATTTTTCAAGTAGAATCAAATGAATATTTAGAAAAACTTTACTACGAAGTGATTGACCAAAAAGACATTTGTGATTTAATCGAAGAAATTTTTATGACTGAGCACAAAATTAGAAAACAACTAATTGTACCTGTAGGGATTGAGAGAAGACACTTTGAAGTTTATGGTGTCCCAATTATCGGCTTAAACGATGTTTGGAAAGGGATTTTATTAGTTTTCCATGATATCACCGAGATTAAAAAGCTTGAACAAATGCGTAAAGATTTTGTTGCAAATGTATCACATGAGCTAAAGACACCTATTACTTCTATAAAGGGATTTTCTGAGACCCTGTTAGATGGAGCCATGGAGGACAAGCAGACTTTAGAGGCTTTCCTAACGATTATCTTGAAAGAAAGCGATCGTTTACAAACATTAATACAAGACTTATTAGATCTTTCGAAGATGGAGAAGCAAGGCTTTCAATTGTCCATTCAAAAAATAAATATTGTTGATGTGTTACACGAAGTTCTTCCAATATTAGCAGGTAAGGCACTTGAAAAGAAAATTGACCTTCAATTTGAAGCCGAGGAAGAAGTGATCTTTGTTGAAGGTGATGTATATAGATTAAAACAAGTGTTTATTAATCTAATAACCAATGCCATTTCCTACACTCCAGAAGGAGGTTCGGTAAAGGTCGAAGTTCGTGAGAGGACAAGCAAGATAAGAATAAAGGTAATAGACACGGGGATTGGAATTGAGCGAAAGGAAATTCCAAGAATCTTCGAACGTTTTTATCGAGTGGATCGGGCAAGAAGTAGAAACTCCGGTGGTACTGGTCTAGGCTTAGCTATAGTGAAGCATTTGATTGAGGCTCATAGAGGGAATATCCGAGTGGAAAGTAAGGTTGGAAGAGGGACCACTTTCATTATTGAACTACTAAAAGAGATTCCTAAGTAA
- a CDS encoding response regulator transcription factor produces MEKRVLVVDDEQSIVTLLQYNLQQAGYEVLTAADGEEGRNIALEQELDLIILDLMLPKLDGIEVCKHLRQQKILTPILMLTAKDDEFDKVLGLELGADDYMTKPFSPREVVARVKAILRRTQVQPEPVVVQEEEKDVLQVAELKIYPEQYEAYSGDILLELTPKEFELLLYLARHKGRVLTRDQLLSAVWNYDFAGDTRIVDVHISHLREKIEQNTKKPVYIKTIRGLGYKMEEPKGE; encoded by the coding sequence ATGGAAAAAAGAGTGCTTGTAGTCGATGATGAGCAGTCAATTGTAACGCTCCTGCAGTACAATTTACAACAGGCTGGTTATGAAGTGTTAACTGCTGCGGATGGGGAAGAAGGACGAAATATTGCTTTGGAACAGGAGCTAGACTTAATTATTTTGGACTTAATGCTTCCGAAGCTTGATGGAATTGAAGTTTGTAAGCATCTTCGTCAACAAAAAATCTTGACGCCTATTCTTATGTTGACTGCAAAAGACGATGAGTTTGACAAAGTTCTCGGACTTGAACTAGGTGCAGATGATTACATGACAAAACCGTTTAGTCCAAGAGAAGTCGTAGCGAGAGTCAAAGCAATTCTTAGAAGAACCCAAGTACAACCAGAACCAGTTGTGGTACAAGAAGAGGAAAAAGATGTGCTTCAGGTGGCAGAACTGAAAATTTATCCTGAACAGTACGAGGCGTATTCTGGAGATATATTACTGGAGCTCACTCCCAAGGAATTCGAATTATTACTCTATTTAGCAAGACATAAAGGAAGAGTTCTAACACGAGATCAGCTTCTAAGTGCGGTATGGAACTATGATTTTGCAGGAGACACGCGAATTGTTGATGTTCATATTAGCCACTTAAGAGAGAAAATTGAACAAAATACGAAAAAACCAGTTTATATAAAAACGATTCGAGGCTTAGGCTATAAGATGGAGGAGCCTAAGGGAGAATGA
- a CDS encoding MaoC/PaaZ C-terminal domain-containing protein, producing MLLGKKRKMGRKINEISRGEKLSLTEKIEDKDLLLYLGLTNDSNPLYIQHDYASQTPFKKPLVPSIMLTGIVTSAVSKYLPGPGSHILKQEIEYMKPVYHYEMIDFMFEVSEVSISNHTIEITVEGKNEEGEQVLKGLLLVCPPHQLEALDGNVLENF from the coding sequence ATGTTGTTAGGTAAAAAGAGAAAAATGGGCCGGAAAATTAATGAGATTTCTAGAGGAGAAAAACTTTCCCTGACAGAAAAGATTGAAGATAAGGACTTACTACTATATCTTGGTCTAACGAATGATTCGAACCCGTTGTATATTCAGCATGATTATGCTTCACAAACTCCTTTTAAGAAGCCGCTGGTACCAAGCATTATGCTCACCGGAATCGTTACTTCTGCTGTATCAAAATATTTGCCAGGACCAGGTAGTCATATCCTAAAACAGGAAATTGAATATATGAAACCCGTTTATCATTATGAAATGATTGATTTCATGTTTGAAGTGTCCGAAGTAAGTATAAGCAATCATACAATTGAAATTACAGTTGAAGGAAAAAATGAAGAGGGAGAACAAGTGCTAAAAGGACTCCTTTTAGTTTGTCCTCCTCATCAACTTGAGGCATTAGATGGTAATGTTTTGGAAAATTTTTAA
- the mdh gene encoding malate dehydrogenase codes for MSMKRKKISVIGGGFTGATTAFLLAQKELGDVVLLDIPQMENPTKGKALDMLEASPVQGFDANITGTADYADTKDSDIVVITAGIARKPGMSRDDLVQTNQKVMKAVASEVAKYSPNCTIIVLTNPVDAMTYTVFQETGFPKNRVIGQSGVLDTARFRTFVAQELNLSVKDITGFVLGGHGDDMVPLVRYSYAGGIPLETLLPKERLEAIVERTRKGGGEIVNLLGNGSAYYAPAASLVEMCEAILKDQRRVLPSIAYLEGEYGYKGIYLGVPTILGANGIEQVIELELTDEEKSALDKSAAAVRNVMDVLV; via the coding sequence ATGTCAATGAAGCGTAAAAAGATCTCGGTAATTGGTGGGGGTTTTACTGGAGCTACAACAGCTTTTCTACTTGCACAAAAAGAACTTGGAGATGTCGTTTTGCTGGATATACCTCAAATGGAAAATCCAACAAAGGGAAAGGCTCTAGATATGCTTGAAGCAAGTCCGGTTCAAGGGTTTGATGCAAATATTACAGGTACAGCAGATTATGCAGATACAAAGGATTCAGATATTGTTGTTATCACTGCTGGAATTGCGAGAAAACCAGGAATGAGTCGCGATGATCTCGTTCAAACCAATCAAAAGGTTATGAAAGCGGTTGCTTCTGAAGTAGCTAAGTACTCACCAAACTGTACGATTATCGTATTGACAAATCCAGTGGATGCGATGACATATACTGTTTTCCAAGAAACTGGTTTCCCGAAAAATCGTGTCATTGGTCAATCAGGCGTTCTAGATACTGCACGCTTCCGTACATTTGTGGCCCAAGAGTTAAACTTATCTGTTAAAGACATAACTGGCTTTGTACTAGGTGGCCACGGTGACGATATGGTCCCTCTTGTTCGATACTCATATGCTGGTGGCATTCCACTTGAGACATTACTTCCGAAGGAACGCTTAGAGGCTATTGTTGAACGTACGAGAAAAGGTGGAGGAGAGATTGTTAATCTATTAGGAAATGGAAGTGCTTACTATGCACCTGCTGCTTCTCTAGTAGAAATGTGTGAAGCAATTTTAAAAGATCAGCGTCGTGTTCTCCCATCTATTGCTTACCTTGAGGGTGAATATGGATATAAAGGTATTTACCTTGGGGTACCAACGATCCTCGGAGCTAACGGAATAGAACAAGTAATTGAGCTTGAGTTAACTGATGAAGAAAAGAGTGCTTTAGATAAATCAGCAGCTGCTGTACGAAATGTTATGGACGTTTTAGTATAA
- the icd gene encoding NADP-dependent isocitrate dehydrogenase, which produces MQGEKITVTNGVLNVPNHPVVPFIEGDGTGPDIWAAASRVLDAAVEKAYNGEKKIVWKEVLAGEKAFNQTGEWLPNETLELINEYLIAIKGPLTTPIGGGIRSLNVALRQELDLYVCLRPVRWFEGVPSPVKRPQDTDMVIFRENTEDIYAGIEYAKGSDDVKKLISFLQNEMGVNKIRFPETSGLGIKPVSEEGTARLVRAAIEYAIKEGRKSLTLVHKGNIMKFTEGAFKNWGYELVEREFGDKVFTWAQYDRIKDEQGTEAANQAQADAEAQGKIIVKDAIADIFLQQILTRPREFDVVATMNLNGDYISDALAAQVGGIGIAPGANINYVTGHAIFEATHGTAPKYAGLDKVNPSSVILSGVLMLEHLGWNEAAKLIIDSMEKSIASKVVTYDFARLMDGATEVKCSEFGDVLIKNMG; this is translated from the coding sequence ATGCAAGGTGAAAAAATTACTGTAACAAATGGAGTTTTAAATGTACCAAATCATCCAGTAGTACCTTTTATTGAAGGAGACGGCACGGGCCCTGATATTTGGGCTGCAGCTTCTAGAGTGCTAGATGCTGCTGTTGAAAAAGCTTATAACGGTGAAAAGAAGATTGTATGGAAAGAAGTACTTGCAGGTGAAAAAGCGTTCAATCAAACTGGAGAATGGCTGCCAAACGAAACGTTAGAGTTAATTAACGAATATTTGATCGCTATTAAAGGGCCTTTAACAACACCAATTGGTGGCGGAATTCGTTCACTGAATGTTGCTCTTCGCCAAGAGCTTGATTTATATGTATGTTTACGTCCAGTTCGCTGGTTTGAAGGAGTTCCTTCTCCAGTTAAACGTCCACAAGATACGGATATGGTAATCTTCCGTGAAAATACGGAAGATATTTACGCTGGTATTGAGTATGCAAAAGGTTCGGATGACGTGAAAAAGCTTATTTCTTTCCTTCAGAATGAAATGGGAGTAAATAAAATCCGCTTCCCAGAAACATCAGGACTTGGGATCAAGCCAGTGTCTGAAGAAGGAACTGCTCGTCTAGTTCGTGCTGCAATTGAGTATGCGATCAAAGAGGGACGTAAATCTCTAACTCTTGTTCATAAAGGTAACATCATGAAATTCACTGAAGGTGCGTTTAAGAACTGGGGTTATGAGCTTGTTGAGAGAGAATTCGGCGATAAAGTGTTCACATGGGCACAGTATGACCGTATTAAAGATGAACAAGGCACAGAGGCAGCAAATCAAGCTCAAGCAGATGCAGAAGCTCAAGGGAAAATCATCGTGAAGGATGCAATTGCAGATATTTTCCTTCAACAAATTCTAACTCGCCCACGTGAGTTTGATGTAGTTGCTACAATGAACCTTAATGGAGACTATATTTCTGATGCACTTGCTGCACAGGTAGGTGGAATTGGAATTGCTCCTGGCGCAAACATCAACTATGTAACAGGTCATGCTATTTTTGAAGCTACACACGGTACAGCACCAAAGTATGCTGGATTAGATAAAGTAAATCCTTCATCTGTTATTCTTTCTGGTGTATTAATGCTTGAACACCTAGGCTGGAATGAAGCAGCGAAGTTAATCATCGATTCAATGGAGAAGTCAATCGCTTCTAAAGTGGTTACTTACGACTTTGCTCGTTTGATGGACGGAGCAACAGAAGTGAAGTGCTCAGAATTTGGAGATGTGCTTATTAAGAACATGGGATAA
- the citZ gene encoding citrate synthase yields MTATRGLEGVVATTSSVSSIIDDTLTYVGYDIDDLAENASFEEVIYLLWHRRLPTQQELAELKSQLSVNAELPKQVLEHFKLYPINEVHPMAALRTAVSLLGLYDEESDVMEEQANYRKAVRLQAKMPAIVTAFARIRKGLEPIPPRTDLSFAANFLYMLSGKEPEPIAVEAFNKALVLHADHELNASTFTARVCVATLSDVYSGVTSAIGALKGPLHGGANEAVMKMLTEIGTLENVDTYVRGKLANKEKIMGFGHRVYRKGDPRAKHLKLMAEKLTNLTGEPHWFEMSTKIENIVTGEKNLPPNVDFYSASVYHSLGIDHDLFTPIFAVSRVSGWLAHILEQYENNRLIRPRADYTGPGMQKYVAVEQRG; encoded by the coding sequence ATGACAGCAACACGTGGTCTTGAAGGGGTAGTAGCTACGACTTCCTCTGTAAGTTCAATCATTGATGATACACTAACATACGTAGGGTACGATATTGATGATTTAGCAGAGAATGCAAGCTTTGAAGAAGTAATCTATCTTCTTTGGCATAGAAGACTTCCTACACAGCAAGAACTAGCAGAGTTAAAAAGCCAATTGTCGGTAAATGCAGAGCTACCAAAACAAGTGCTTGAGCATTTTAAGTTATATCCAATTAATGAAGTACACCCAATGGCTGCACTTCGAACGGCTGTTTCGCTATTAGGCTTGTATGACGAAGAAAGCGATGTAATGGAAGAGCAAGCAAACTATCGCAAGGCAGTTCGTCTTCAAGCTAAGATGCCTGCAATTGTGACAGCATTTGCGCGTATTCGAAAAGGGTTGGAGCCAATTCCACCTAGAACAGACTTAAGCTTTGCAGCTAATTTCCTTTACATGCTTTCAGGAAAAGAGCCAGAGCCAATTGCAGTGGAAGCCTTTAACAAGGCACTTGTCCTTCATGCAGATCATGAATTAAATGCATCTACATTCACGGCACGTGTATGTGTAGCCACTTTATCGGATGTATACTCTGGTGTAACATCAGCTATTGGAGCATTAAAAGGTCCTTTACATGGTGGAGCAAATGAAGCTGTAATGAAGATGTTAACTGAGATTGGAACCTTAGAGAATGTTGATACTTATGTTCGTGGCAAATTAGCGAACAAGGAAAAAATCATGGGCTTTGGTCACCGTGTTTACAGAAAAGGAGACCCTCGTGCAAAACACTTAAAGCTTATGGCAGAGAAACTTACTAACTTAACAGGCGAACCACATTGGTTTGAAATGTCTACAAAAATTGAAAACATTGTAACCGGTGAAAAGAATCTTCCACCAAATGTAGACTTCTACTCTGCTTCTGTATATCATAGCTTAGGAATTGACCACGATTTATTTACTCCAATCTTTGCAGTAAGCCGCGTTTCGGGTTGGTTAGCTCATATTCTTGAACAATATGAAAATAATCGATTGATTCGTCCAAGAGCAGATTATACTGGTCCTGGAATGCAAAAATATGTAGCGGTTGAGCAAAGAGGATAA